In one window of Gemmatimonas sp. UBA7669 DNA:
- a CDS encoding DUF58 domain-containing protein encodes MSLTAIASAEVLRQVRRIEVRTRRLVDSRFAGEYRSLFKGQGMEFAEVREYQPGDEVRSIDWNVSARMGKPFVKRYVEERELTVMLAIDLSGSARFGTRARFKHDLAVELAGVLSLAAVRNNDRVGLMLFTDQVEHALPARKGRKHALRLIRDLLSVEPEGRGTSMAAAVDRLMRLLPHRSVVFLASDFLTEDAEKPLARLAQRHDVIAITLEDPAERHLPDIGPARLEDPESGEIVEVDTSHPLVRAAFAKRVADAEEARRRLFGRLGLDEIIVHTEHGYVDALLAFFRARSRRPHGAVRTGPRGTLGDAASRYGWNGEGRP; translated from the coding sequence GTGAGCCTGACGGCGATCGCTTCGGCCGAGGTGCTGCGCCAGGTTCGACGCATTGAAGTGCGCACGCGTCGCCTGGTGGACTCGCGCTTTGCCGGAGAGTATCGCTCGCTGTTCAAGGGGCAGGGCATGGAGTTCGCCGAGGTGCGCGAGTATCAGCCTGGCGATGAAGTGCGCTCGATTGACTGGAACGTGTCGGCGCGCATGGGCAAGCCCTTCGTCAAGCGCTACGTCGAGGAGCGCGAGCTCACGGTCATGCTCGCCATCGACCTTTCGGGCTCAGCGCGCTTCGGTACTCGTGCACGCTTCAAGCACGATCTCGCGGTGGAACTGGCCGGTGTGCTGTCACTGGCCGCCGTGCGCAACAACGATCGGGTGGGCCTCATGCTCTTCACCGATCAGGTGGAGCACGCGCTGCCTGCGCGCAAGGGGCGCAAGCACGCGTTGCGACTCATTCGCGATCTCCTGTCCGTAGAGCCCGAGGGACGTGGCACGTCCATGGCGGCGGCGGTTGATCGGCTCATGCGTCTCTTGCCGCATCGCTCGGTGGTGTTTCTCGCGTCGGACTTCCTCACGGAAGACGCCGAGAAGCCGCTCGCGCGTCTCGCGCAGCGACACGACGTCATTGCCATCACGCTTGAAGATCCGGCGGAGCGGCATCTGCCCGACATCGGACCGGCGCGCCTTGAAGATCCCGAGTCGGGTGAGATTGTCGAAGTCGATACCTCGCATCCACTCGTACGCGCGGCCTTTGCCAAACGGGTGGCCGATGCCGAAGAGGCGCGCCGTCGTCTGTTTGGCCGCCTGGGCCTCGACGAGATCATCGTGCACACCGAGCACGGGTACGTGGATGCGCTGCTGGCCTTCTTCCGTGCGCGCTCGCGCCGTCCGCACGGCGCAGTGCGCACCGGCCCGCGCGGCACGCTGGGTGATGCCGCCTCGCGCTATGGTTGGAACGGCGAGGGGCGGCCATGA
- a CDS encoding AAA family ATPase, whose translation MTSHVTQSVAASQDAALVQGVLREVARRIVGQEYMVERLLICLLTGGHVLLEGVPGLAKTLTVRTLAETVRTTFQRIQFTPDLLPADVVGTQIFDQPTGEFRVKHGPIFANIILADEINRAPAKVQAALLEAMQEKQVTIGGTTYRLAEPFLVLATQNPIEQEGTYPLPEAQVDRFMMKLRVGYPTRAEEKEILRRMAGGDRVSIAPVASPDAILDARHRISELYMDERIVDYIVELVHATRHPEEMGAADLRPLIEFGASPRATIALGQAARAHAFLRGRAFVTPDDVKSIAPDVLRHRVLTSFEADAEGVTSDTIVSRLLAVVEAP comes from the coding sequence GTGACCTCACACGTCACCCAAAGTGTTGCCGCCTCGCAGGACGCGGCCCTGGTACAGGGCGTGCTGCGTGAAGTGGCGCGCCGCATTGTTGGACAGGAATACATGGTGGAGCGGCTGCTCATCTGCCTGCTCACCGGTGGCCACGTGCTGCTCGAAGGTGTGCCCGGTCTCGCCAAGACCCTCACCGTGCGCACACTCGCGGAGACGGTGCGCACCACCTTCCAGCGCATTCAGTTCACGCCCGACCTGCTGCCTGCCGATGTGGTGGGCACCCAGATCTTCGATCAGCCCACGGGCGAGTTCCGCGTCAAGCACGGCCCCATCTTCGCCAACATCATCCTCGCCGACGAAATCAATCGCGCGCCGGCCAAGGTGCAGGCGGCGCTGCTCGAGGCCATGCAGGAAAAGCAGGTCACCATCGGTGGCACCACCTACCGTTTGGCCGAGCCCTTCCTCGTGCTGGCCACGCAGAACCCCATCGAGCAGGAAGGCACCTATCCGCTGCCTGAAGCCCAGGTGGACCGCTTCATGATGAAGCTGCGCGTGGGCTACCCCACCCGCGCCGAAGAAAAGGAAATACTGCGTCGCATGGCCGGCGGTGATCGTGTGTCCATTGCCCCGGTGGCCTCACCCGACGCCATTCTCGACGCACGGCATCGCATCAGTGAGCTGTACATGGACGAGCGCATCGTCGACTATATCGTCGAACTGGTGCACGCCACGCGTCATCCCGAGGAAATGGGCGCCGCCGACCTGCGTCCGCTCATTGAGTTCGGTGCCTCGCCACGCGCCACCATCGCGCTCGGCCAGGCGGCGCGTGCGCACGCGTTTCTGCGTGGTCGCGCGTTTGTCACCCCCGATGACGTCAAGAGCATCGCCCCCGACGTGCTCCGGCATCGTGTGCTCACGTCGTTCGAAGCCGACGCCGAGGGCGTGACCAGCGACACCATCGTCTCGCGCCTGCTGGCGGTCGTCGAGGCGCCGTGA